The DNA region CTTATTGAAGATGATGACATACAAGCAGTATTAAAGGTTTTAAAATCCGACTATTTAACCCAAGGGCCGGAAATTGCGGCTTTTGAAAAAGAACTTGCTGAATATACAGGGGCTCGGTATGCGGTACTATTTTCTTCAGGAACAGCAGCATTGCATGGAGCATATTTTGCTGCTGGCCTAAAAGCAGGAGAGGAAGTAATTACTACTCCAAATACTTTTGCTGCAACCGCCAATGCTGCTCTTTACCTTGGAGGCCGGCCGGTATTTGCTGATATTGAGTTAAAGACGGGAAATATAAATTTAGATCTTATTGAAGAAAAAATAACTACCAAAACAAAGATATTAACGGTGGTAGATTATTCGGGATATCCAGTTGATATGGATAGAGCTCGGGATATAGCGAAAAAATATGGTTTAGTATTGGTTGAAGATGCCTGTCATTCCTTAGGAGCGTATTATAAAAGCAAAAAAATAGGTACTCTTGCTGATATGACTATTTTAAGTTTTCATCCTGTAAAGTCTATTACCACAGGTGAAGGCGGTGCTGTTTTAACCGATAATGAGGAGTATTATCACAAACTATTGCTTTTTCGACAACATGGAATAAGCAAGGAAAATTTTATCAATGAAGCCCATGGTACATGGTATTATGAGATGCAGCTTTTAGGATACAATTACCGGATGTCTGATATTCAAGCGGCACTGGGACGTTCCCAGCTTAAAAAATTGGATCGTTTTATTGCCCGAAGAAGGGAAATAATTTCTTTCTATCAAGAATTTTTCAGTGATAATGAGTATTTTGATTTTACTGTTGAGGAAGAAGGATATTTTTCCAGTTGGCACTTATTCCCGATACGTTTGAAAGAACACTTAATTACCAAAAAACGAAAAATCTTTGAAGCACTTAGAGCCCAGGGATTATGGGTACAGGTTCATTACATCCCAGTCTACTGGCTTCCTTTTTATCAGTCTCTTGGATACCCAAAAGGAATATGCCCAAATGCTGAGAAATTTTATGAAAGTGAAATTAGTATACCAGTTTATCAAGCGATGACTTTAGAGGATGCTCGTAAAGTTGCTTCTATTTTGCTGGAAGTGTTGCAAAATGTCTAAAAAAATAGGGGTTATTATTCAGGCAAGAACAGGTTCAACGAGGCTTCCGGAGAAGGTTTTGTTAGATTTACCGTATGGATCAAGAATTCCTGTGTTACAGCAAGTGGTTAGTAGATGTAGGCGGAGTAAATATGCAAGTGAGATAATTGTAGCAACAACTAATAACCCGTCGGATGATAGAATTGTTGAGTTAGTTAAAAGACTAAAAGTGAAAATTTTTCGTGGCAGTGAAAATGATGTTCTTGAGAGATATTACCAAGCAGCTAAAAAATACAGGTTGGATGTAGTGGTGCGAATAACAGCAGATTGTCCTTGTGTGGATGCAGAAATAATTGACCTCGTGCTTGAAAAGCACCTTAACTCTGGAGCAGATTACACTTCAAATACTTTAGAGCGAACTTTTCCCCATGGTATTGATGTTGAAGTTATTGAGTTTCGAGCACTAGAGATTGCACATTATGAGTGCAAAAACCCAAAAATGCGTGAACATGTAACAATGTATATTTATTCTAATCCCCAGCAGTTTAGATGTGAAAATGTCAAAGCGCCAGCAGAATTAACTTTACCGGAATTAAGAATTACCTTAGACGACCGAAGAGATTATATCTTATTGTGTTCCATTTATGACTATTTATATGATACTCATAGTAACTTTAGCTGGAGGCAAATAATTGAGCTTGTTCGCCAAAAACCGTGGCTTATGGAAATAAATAAGGATGTCCGGCAAAAAAGAGTTTTTTCATCCATAAAAGAAGAGATTATTGAGGCAATACGGTATTTAAAACTTCAAGAATTTACGGGTGTTGCAGAGATTCTTGAATCTCTGGCGGATAAATATGGAAAATAAAAATGCTTGCATAATAACTGAACATGGCGCAGATATTGGAATGGGCCATTTAATACGCTGTTTTGCCTTGGCAGAGGCACTAATATATTTTAAGGTAAATCCTATATTTATTTTAAATAAGCCTTTTGCTTTTACAAATTCAAAATTTAGGCATTTAACTTATAAAGATGAAGATAATTTACTAGATATTTTGCTAACCAAATTTAGCCAAGAAACGATAATTATCATTGATTCTTATCTATTGTCCCAGGATTTTTACAACAAGGTTTTCCGGTATTTTCCTAAGTTAGTGAGTATCGATGACTACGAACGAATAGACTATCCGGGAGGAGCTGTTGTAAATCCAGCAATTTATGCCGATGAACTCTATAAAAAAAGAAAGGAATCGATTCAATATTATCTTGGAAGCAAATATGCTCTTTTACGACCACAATTTTGGAATTTACCGCAAAAAAGTTATCCGCTAGAAGCAAAAGAAATTTTAATAATTTTAGGAGGTACAGATATACGAGGTTTAACCTTACCAATCTTAACATATCTGGATAATAATATTTCAGCTAAAAAGATAAATGTTGTGGTAACTGATGCTTATCCACAAAAAAAGGAAATAAAAGAATATATTGAAAATAATAATGGACGACGCAATAACTTACTGCTACACCTAAACCCCGATAACATGGCGGAGATAATGTGGCGCGCGGATCTGGCAATTACTGCAGGGGGGCAAACAACATATGAGCTTGCAGCAACAGGTACGCCTGCTATTGGGATATGTGTGGCTGGTAACCAGAAGCTAAACGTTCAATATCTTTCTGCGAAAGGAATTTTATTAAATGCAGGGGATTATTGTACCCAAAACTTAGAAGATAAAGTTTTAAAATGTATTATTGACCTTGAAAATAATTTTGTACTTCGAAAAGAGATGGGGCAAAAAGCACAAACAATGGTAAATGCTAAAGGAGCAATAAAACTCGTCAATGATCTTTTAAAGTGGGGAAAAACCTATGTCTAAGATACGCTTTAAATCTTTTTTAGAGTTAACTCTTGAAGAAAAAAAATTGGTACTAAATTGGCGAAATAGCGATACCTTAAGAAAAAATATGATAAATGACCATATAATATCGTTTGAAGAACATTTGAGATGGCTGGAGAAATTAAGAGAAAGAAATGATCTAAAGTACTGGTTGGTTTACCTTGATGATAAACCGATAGGCGTATTAAATTTGCAAAAAATAGATTATGAAAAAAAACAAGCAGAATGGGGTATTTATATTGGCCCGGAAGAAATGCGTGGCAAGGGGTATGGTAAACTTCTTTTATTTGCTTTATTAAAACATTATTTTGACGAAATGAAATTTAAAACGCTAATCACAAAAGTATTAGAAGATAACAAGATTGCTATTAATTTGTATAATAAGTTTGGTTTTAAAAGTTATTCTAATGAGAAGATAAATAATAAAAGATATATCCTGATGCTTTTTACAGCAGAAGATTGGGAAAGAGAAAAGGAGAGGCTTAAACGTGAAGCAGGTGAAAATAGGTGATTTTGAAATAAATTCAAAATCGAAAACGTTTATAATAGCGGAATTATCAGCAAATCATCTTCAGAATTTTGATTTGGCAGTTAAAACTGTAGAAGCTGCAGCTAAAGCAGGTGCCGATGCAATAAAGCTTCAAACCTATACACCTGATACAATAACCCTTAAATGTGATAATGATTATTTTAAAATAAAACAAGGAACCATCTGGGATGGCAAAACTCTTTACGATTTATATCAGGAAGCATATACGCCCTGGGAATGGCACTATAAGTTAAAAGAAGTTGCAGAGGAGAATGGGTTAATATTTTTCTCAACTCCCTTTGATCCTTCAGCTGTAGATTTTTTGGAGAAATTGGCAGTACCTGCGTATAAAATAGCATCTTTTGAAATAACTGATATTCCGTTAATTGAATATACAGCATCCAAAGGAAAACCGGTAATAATATCTACAGGAATAGCTACCCTTGCGGATATAGAAGAAGCTGTCCAAGCCTGTCGACGTTGTGGAAATGAGCAGATAATTTTATTGAAGTGTACCAGTGCTTACCCTGCTCAAGTAGAAGAAGCTAATTTATTAACAATACCCAATATTGTTGAAACCTTTGATGTAATTGCAGGGCTTTCGGATCATACGATGGGAGTGGCAGTACCGATTGCAGCAGTTGCCTTAGGAGCAAAAGTAATTGAGAAACATTTTATTTTAGATAGAAAATTAGGTGGTCCTGATTCCGCTTTTTCTTTGGAGCCTGAAGAATTTGCTTTTATGGTTCAATCGGTACGAGAAGCAGAAAAAGCGCTTGGGAAAGTATCCTATGAACTTTCGGAAAAGACCAAAAAGAGTAGGGAGTTTGCCCGATCGTTATTTGTTGTAAAAGATATAAAAGCGGGTGAAGTATTTACAAGTGAAAATATAAAATCAATAAGACCAGGATATGGTTTACATCCAAAGTATTTAAAAGATATTTTAGGAAAGAAAGCAACGAAAGATTTAAAAGCTGGAACACCTTTACAGTGGGATTTTATAGATAAATAAATTGGTAAAGAAGAAGAGAATACATATTAAATTTTATAGATTTATGCCGAAATAAAAAATAGAAAGTTAGGTGGCCACCTGACTTAAAAATATCTGGCAGGGATGCCAAAGAAAAATTCAAGGAGGAGGATATATTATGGGTCTTCGGATTAACAATAATATTGAAGCTTTAAATGCTTGGAGGGCGCTGAATAATACTTCATCGGCTTTACAAAAATCGATGGAAAAACTTTCTTCAGGCCTTCGGATTAACCGGGCTGGGGACGATGCTGCTGGCTTAGCTATTTCCGAAAAATTAAGAGGACAAATCCGTGGCTTAAACCAAGCGGTAAGGAATGCTCAGGATGGTATTTCCCTTATTCAAACGGCTGAAGGCGGTTTAAATGAAGTTCACAATATCTTGCAAAGAATGCGGGAACTTGCTGTTCAAGCGGCTAATGATACTTTAACTACCCAAGACAGAGGGGCAATCAAACAAGAAATTGACCAGTTAGCACAGGAAATTACGAGAATTTCAAATACCACTGAGTTTAATACCAAGAAACTTTTAAATGGGTCTGTGAAGGGGATGTTATTCCAAATTGGTGCTAATGCAAATCAAAATATTTCACTCACT from Carboxydothermus pertinax includes:
- the pseC gene encoding UDP-4-amino-4,6-dideoxy-N-acetyl-beta-L-altrosamine transaminase, encoding MSNIMPYSRQLIEDDDIQAVLKVLKSDYLTQGPEIAAFEKELAEYTGARYAVLFSSGTAALHGAYFAAGLKAGEEVITTPNTFAATANAALYLGGRPVFADIELKTGNINLDLIEEKITTKTKILTVVDYSGYPVDMDRARDIAKKYGLVLVEDACHSLGAYYKSKKIGTLADMTILSFHPVKSITTGEGGAVLTDNEEYYHKLLLFRQHGISKENFINEAHGTWYYEMQLLGYNYRMSDIQAALGRSQLKKLDRFIARRREIISFYQEFFSDNEYFDFTVEEEGYFSSWHLFPIRLKEHLITKKRKIFEALRAQGLWVQVHYIPVYWLPFYQSLGYPKGICPNAEKFYESEISIPVYQAMTLEDARKVASILLEVLQNV
- the pseI gene encoding pseudaminic acid synthase, whose amino-acid sequence is MKQVKIGDFEINSKSKTFIIAELSANHLQNFDLAVKTVEAAAKAGADAIKLQTYTPDTITLKCDNDYFKIKQGTIWDGKTLYDLYQEAYTPWEWHYKLKEVAEENGLIFFSTPFDPSAVDFLEKLAVPAYKIASFEITDIPLIEYTASKGKPVIISTGIATLADIEEAVQACRRCGNEQIILLKCTSAYPAQVEEANLLTIPNIVETFDVIAGLSDHTMGVAVPIAAVALGAKVIEKHFILDRKLGGPDSAFSLEPEEFAFMVQSVREAEKALGKVSYELSEKTKKSREFARSLFVVKDIKAGEVFTSENIKSIRPGYGLHPKYLKDILGKKATKDLKAGTPLQWDFIDK
- the pseH gene encoding UDP-4-amino-4,6-dideoxy-N-acetyl-beta-L-altrosamine N-acetyltransferase produces the protein MSKIRFKSFLELTLEEKKLVLNWRNSDTLRKNMINDHIISFEEHLRWLEKLRERNDLKYWLVYLDDKPIGVLNLQKIDYEKKQAEWGIYIGPEEMRGKGYGKLLLFALLKHYFDEMKFKTLITKVLEDNKIAINLYNKFGFKSYSNEKINNKRYILMLFTAEDWEREKERLKREAGENR
- a CDS encoding cytidylyltransferase domain-containing protein, with the protein product MSKKIGVIIQARTGSTRLPEKVLLDLPYGSRIPVLQQVVSRCRRSKYASEIIVATTNNPSDDRIVELVKRLKVKIFRGSENDVLERYYQAAKKYRLDVVVRITADCPCVDAEIIDLVLEKHLNSGADYTSNTLERTFPHGIDVEVIEFRALEIAHYECKNPKMREHVTMYIYSNPQQFRCENVKAPAELTLPELRITLDDRRDYILLCSIYDYLYDTHSNFSWRQIIELVRQKPWLMEINKDVRQKRVFSSIKEEIIEAIRYLKLQEFTGVAEILESLADKYGK
- the pseG gene encoding UDP-2,4-diacetamido-2,4,6-trideoxy-beta-L-altropyranose hydrolase — protein: MENKNACIITEHGADIGMGHLIRCFALAEALIYFKVNPIFILNKPFAFTNSKFRHLTYKDEDNLLDILLTKFSQETIIIIDSYLLSQDFYNKVFRYFPKLVSIDDYERIDYPGGAVVNPAIYADELYKKRKESIQYYLGSKYALLRPQFWNLPQKSYPLEAKEILIILGGTDIRGLTLPILTYLDNNISAKKINVVVTDAYPQKKEIKEYIENNNGRRNNLLLHLNPDNMAEIMWRADLAITAGGQTTYELAATGTPAIGICVAGNQKLNVQYLSAKGILLNAGDYCTQNLEDKVLKCIIDLENNFVLRKEMGQKAQTMVNAKGAIKLVNDLLKWGKTYV
- a CDS encoding flagellin N-terminal helical domain-containing protein, whose translation is MGLRINNNIEALNAWRALNNTSSALQKSMEKLSSGLRINRAGDDAAGLAISEKLRGQIRGLNQAVRNAQDGISLIQTAEGGLNEVHNILQRMRELAVQAANDTLTTQDRGAIKQEIDQLAQEITRISNTTEFNTKKLLNGSVKGMLFQIGANANQNISLTIVNIAATALSVNALGVSTAASAANAITKISNAIDTISNVRAKLGAVQNRLEHTIANLSTAAENLTASESRIRDVDMAQEMMNFTKNQILQQAGVAILAQANQAPQAVLQLLR